In Acinetobacter pittii, one genomic interval encodes:
- the argB gene encoding acetylglutamate kinase, with translation MPQHQHIGVDKAKILIEALPYIQRFTGKTLVVKYGGNAMTDPELESSFARDIVLLKTVGLNPIVVHGGGPQVDSFLKQLGRESDRIDGMRVTDAATMEVVEMVLGGSVNKSIVNLINKHGGRAIGLTGKDGNLLRARKLLMEKQEEDGSIKHIDLGMVGEVTGVKTDVLEMFTQSDFIPVIAPLGVDEEGNTYNINADLVAGKVAEALGAEKLILLTNISGVLDENKKLLTGLTTQEVDRLIETGVIYGGMIPKVGCALDAVKGGVVSAHIVDGRVPHASLLEIFTDHGVGTLISNRTKTS, from the coding sequence ATGCCACAACATCAGCATATCGGTGTCGACAAAGCAAAAATCTTGATTGAAGCTTTGCCGTATATTCAACGCTTTACTGGTAAAACGCTGGTGGTGAAATACGGTGGCAACGCAATGACTGATCCGGAGCTCGAAAGTTCATTTGCCCGAGATATCGTTTTACTTAAAACAGTGGGACTAAACCCGATTGTTGTTCACGGTGGTGGACCACAAGTAGACTCATTTTTAAAGCAGTTAGGCCGTGAATCTGACCGTATTGACGGTATGCGTGTAACTGATGCTGCAACCATGGAAGTGGTTGAAATGGTATTGGGCGGTAGCGTAAATAAATCAATTGTTAACCTGATTAATAAACACGGTGGACGTGCAATTGGTTTAACGGGTAAAGATGGCAATTTACTCCGTGCCCGTAAATTGCTTATGGAAAAGCAAGAAGAAGATGGTTCTATCAAACATATCGATTTGGGTATGGTAGGTGAAGTCACTGGTGTGAAAACAGATGTATTGGAAATGTTCACTCAAAGTGACTTTATTCCAGTTATTGCACCACTTGGTGTAGACGAAGAAGGCAATACTTATAATATTAATGCTGATTTAGTTGCAGGTAAGGTTGCAGAAGCACTAGGCGCTGAAAAATTAATTTTGCTTACTAATATTAGTGGTGTGCTTGATGAAAATAAAAAGCTGTTAACTGGCCTTACGACGCAAGAAGTTGATCGCCTCATTGAAACAGGTGTGATCTATGGCGGTATGATTCCTAAAGTAGGCTGTGCGCTTGATGCTGTTAAAGGCGGTGTTGTGAGTGCGCATATTGTTGATGGTCGTGTGCCACATGCATCTTTACTTGAAATCTTCACTGATCATGGCGTGGGAACACTGATTTCTAACCGCACTAAAACATCTTAA
- a CDS encoding GNAT family N-acetyltransferase gives MLEKFNQYRQTWTLPLNRHKAINQTQFRFEWVDNLKELQDVQRFRAQQFSQQFGIKFEDNLDQDIYDFGCEHAVLREKWTGEIVAYTRLKLFQGHEIAQSYSAHEFDIVPQLSHLPNVLEIGRTCVHPRFRNGKALSMLWLNLAPKVLWSMRAKYLMGCVSIHLQDNLARAYYTHRQIQQLSENKTIDIRSKKIYEPEYPEFSFPQDERMPKLFQMYLSMQSKLSKQAFFDEEFNCLDYFVFLEVNKVATSFVMNKMVQR, from the coding sequence ATGCTGGAAAAATTTAATCAATATCGCCAAACCTGGACTTTACCTTTAAATCGTCATAAAGCAATAAATCAGACGCAATTTCGTTTTGAATGGGTTGATAATTTAAAAGAATTACAAGATGTACAACGGTTTCGTGCACAGCAATTTAGCCAACAATTCGGAATCAAGTTTGAAGATAATTTAGACCAAGATATTTACGATTTTGGTTGTGAACATGCGGTCTTGCGTGAAAAATGGACTGGAGAAATTGTAGCGTATACTCGTTTAAAGCTATTTCAAGGCCACGAAATAGCACAAAGCTACAGTGCCCATGAGTTTGATATTGTTCCTCAGTTATCCCATCTTCCAAATGTGTTAGAAATAGGCCGTACTTGTGTACATCCTCGCTTTCGTAATGGTAAAGCATTGTCAATGTTATGGTTAAACCTTGCACCGAAAGTGCTCTGGTCAATGCGCGCTAAATATTTAATGGGCTGTGTCAGTATTCATTTGCAAGATAATTTAGCTAGAGCGTATTACACACATCGCCAGATTCAACAGTTATCTGAAAACAAAACAATTGATATTCGGTCTAAAAAAATCTATGAACCTGAATATCCGGAGTTTAGTTTTCCACAAGATGAACGTATGCCAAAACTATTTCAAATGTATTTGAGCATGCAGTCAAAACTATCGAAACAGGCATTTTTTGATGAAGAATTTAACTGTTTAGATTATTTTGTATTTCTTGAAGTGAATAAAGTCGCGACCTCATTTGTAATGAATAAAATGGTGCAGCGTTAA
- the rhtC gene encoding threonine export protein RhtC: MLLALITLAFIHFCALITPGPDFFLVSQTAISRSRKDAMLVVAGITAGVMFWACLALMGLNLIFEKMAWLKQGLLLAGGLYLCWLGYQMLRSAFSKNQQEGNVAVELPKAPYLFFIKGLITNLSNPKAVIYFGSVFSLFLANPQLDQVHWLLFIIVTVETILWFCFVTFIFSLPSFRAAYRNFSKWIDGISGGIFTVFGIFLIGNR; this comes from the coding sequence ATGTTATTAGCTCTGATTACTTTAGCCTTTATTCACTTTTGCGCACTTATTACTCCTGGGCCTGATTTTTTCCTTGTATCTCAAACTGCCATTAGCCGGTCTCGTAAAGACGCTATGCTGGTTGTTGCCGGTATAACTGCAGGTGTGATGTTTTGGGCTTGTCTGGCACTAATGGGATTAAATCTTATATTTGAAAAAATGGCTTGGTTAAAGCAAGGTTTACTGCTTGCCGGTGGTTTATATCTGTGTTGGTTGGGTTATCAGATGCTACGGTCAGCTTTTTCAAAAAATCAGCAAGAGGGCAATGTTGCTGTTGAACTTCCCAAAGCACCTTACTTATTTTTTATTAAAGGTTTGATAACCAATCTCTCAAATCCGAAAGCTGTTATTTATTTTGGTAGTGTTTTCTCTTTATTTTTAGCCAATCCTCAACTTGATCAGGTCCACTGGCTACTCTTTATTATTGTCACAGTCGAAACAATTTTATGGTTTTGCTTTGTGACCTTTATTTTCTCGTTACCGAGTTTTAGAGCAGCTTATCGTAATTTTTCAAAATGGATTGATGGTATTTCAGGTGGTATTTTCACCGTATTTGGTATTTTCCTGATCGGTAATCGATAA
- the minC gene encoding septum site-determining protein MinC encodes MADIRITGRMVNFSRITFDTNDHDVIRQQLSNILNEGSYQGTLVIIDSTVEQELIALIQLLVSLGLQPMAVIDGILGDEARAIQFPVLPADQPLQRIKATAEQVAIVEKPATAPASSSEETKKPLNKIAVAHITSYHDEILRTGQSLVQDNGDIILKAGMNSGSEVIASGNIHIYGTVRGRVIAGAGGHAAARIFCQSLEAELVSIAGTYCVADDIPKHVVKKPVHIYLNEKQELEFEALEL; translated from the coding sequence ATGGCTGATATACGGATTACCGGCAGAATGGTTAACTTTAGCAGGATAACCTTCGATACCAATGATCATGATGTGATCCGCCAGCAATTATCAAATATTTTAAATGAAGGTTCCTATCAGGGAACTTTAGTGATTATTGACAGTACAGTTGAGCAAGAATTAATTGCATTAATTCAACTTCTGGTGAGCTTAGGTTTACAGCCAATGGCGGTAATCGACGGTATTTTAGGAGATGAAGCTCGCGCTATTCAATTCCCTGTTTTACCGGCAGATCAACCCTTACAGCGCATTAAAGCGACAGCTGAACAAGTTGCTATTGTGGAAAAACCTGCTACCGCCCCTGCCTCGTCTTCAGAAGAAACAAAAAAACCACTAAACAAGATAGCGGTCGCTCATATTACCTCTTATCATGATGAAATTTTGCGTACAGGCCAATCCCTTGTACAAGATAACGGCGATATTATTTTAAAGGCTGGCATGAATAGTGGTTCCGAGGTGATTGCATCAGGAAATATACATATTTATGGCACAGTTCGTGGTAGAGTCATTGCTGGTGCGGGCGGGCACGCAGCTGCACGCATTTTTTGCCAATCTTTAGAGGCTGAGCTCGTTTCCATTGCCGGAACGTATTGCGTCGCAGATGATATCCCTAAACATGTGGTAAAAAAGCCAGTACATATTTATTTAAATGAAAAGCAAGAGCTTGAATTTGAAGCTCTAGAACTTTAA
- the yiaD gene encoding OmpA family protein, producing the protein MRALVISTVVGAAVVLSGCQTTGNNLGGIEYDKAALGTLIGAAAGYGISKSNANSSRQNNRAAAIGAVLGAAGGVYLDQKEKKLRQQMAGTGVDVGRNPDGSVQLIMPGSITFDTNKSNIKPNFYATLDKVAQTLAEDNKSAILVTGYTDNTGNDSINIPLSQSRAQSVKNYLAGRGVPSSRIDAQGYGSSNPIADNSTASGREQNRRVEISIYAKQ; encoded by the coding sequence ATGCGTGCATTAGTTATTTCAACAGTGGTAGGGGCAGCAGTAGTACTTTCTGGTTGTCAAACAACTGGTAATAATCTTGGTGGCATTGAATACGATAAAGCTGCATTAGGTACTTTAATTGGTGCAGCAGCTGGTTATGGTATTTCTAAATCAAATGCAAACTCTAGCCGTCAAAATAACCGTGCTGCAGCAATTGGTGCAGTTCTTGGTGCGGCTGGTGGTGTATATCTTGATCAAAAAGAGAAAAAACTACGTCAACAAATGGCGGGTACTGGTGTAGACGTTGGCCGTAACCCAGATGGTTCTGTTCAATTGATCATGCCTGGTAGCATCACTTTTGATACAAACAAATCAAACATCAAGCCAAACTTCTATGCAACTTTAGACAAAGTAGCTCAAACATTGGCTGAAGATAACAAGAGCGCGATTTTGGTAACGGGTTATACAGATAATACTGGTAATGACTCTATCAACATTCCATTATCTCAATCACGTGCACAATCAGTTAAAAACTATTTAGCTGGCCGCGGTGTTCCATCTAGCCGTATCGATGCACAAGGTTATGGTTCTTCTAACCCGATCGCAGACAACTCAACTGCATCTGGCCGTGAACAAAACCGCCGTGTAGAAATCAGCATTTATGCTAAACAATAA
- the minE gene encoding cell division topological specificity factor MinE has protein sequence MAGFWSKLFSSEEKPSSAQTAKDRLKVIVASEQGLGRRLSQDKIDQMKKEIMQVVSRYVSGVGEQHIQMQVRSEANIEMLEMNINLPEER, from the coding sequence ATGGCAGGATTCTGGAGTAAATTATTTAGCAGTGAAGAAAAACCATCAAGTGCTCAAACTGCCAAAGATCGTTTGAAAGTTATTGTTGCTTCTGAACAAGGTTTAGGCCGTCGTTTAAGCCAAGACAAGATTGATCAGATGAAAAAAGAAATCATGCAAGTGGTTAGTCGTTATGTTAGCGGTGTAGGTGAACAGCATATTCAAATGCAGGTTCGCTCTGAAGCTAATATTGAAATGTTAGAAATGAATATCAATTTACCTGAAGAACGATAA
- the algC gene encoding phosphomannomutase/phosphoglucomutase, whose protein sequence is MNVRHSFPKSIFRAYDIRGKLSYLTTDVVRSIAYGLAQQYKQAKQTQLVIGYDARLTSPAYAHLIEEILIEQGLNVTNIGCCSSPMMYYIARDFGGNGIMVTASHNPKSDNGIKWILKGEPPSPEMIQQVGEEAQTYVPNHSISVLELTLPQFKAEFCQKYQQAIFKDIHLKRPLKVVLDGLHGSAGHCSKLILEKMGCEVIALRTDPNGEFPDHAPDPSHAAHLTSLRKAVVEQQADIGIALDGDGDRVVLVDEKAQILTADRLLSLFAQMCLEQHPEQEIVFDVKCSRMVQETVEKLGGKAKMIRTGSSFLRAYLSQSGGRAIFGGEYAGHYVFNDGRGFGYDDGLYAALRVMEYFTQSSATTISELFASYPERCCTEDTYIGTYQSDPKYVLQDIEILSHRLGARISKIDGVRLDFDDGFGIIRASNTGEYFTVRFDADNPLRLKEIQQKFVDMLQEHYPQIAQELSEA, encoded by the coding sequence ATGAATGTAAGACACTCATTTCCTAAAAGTATTTTTCGTGCTTACGATATTAGAGGCAAACTTTCTTATTTAACCACGGACGTTGTCCGTTCAATTGCCTACGGATTGGCACAGCAATACAAACAAGCAAAACAAACTCAATTAGTAATTGGCTATGATGCCCGTCTCACTAGCCCGGCTTATGCGCACTTAATTGAAGAAATTTTAATAGAACAAGGCTTAAACGTTACCAATATCGGCTGCTGCTCATCCCCGATGATGTACTACATTGCTAGAGATTTTGGTGGCAACGGTATTATGGTGACCGCAAGTCATAATCCAAAATCGGATAATGGTATTAAGTGGATTTTAAAAGGTGAACCACCGTCTCCAGAAATGATTCAGCAGGTGGGTGAAGAAGCCCAAACTTATGTACCCAACCATTCAATTTCTGTACTTGAGCTAACCTTACCTCAATTTAAAGCTGAATTTTGCCAAAAATACCAACAAGCTATTTTTAAAGATATTCATTTAAAACGCCCTTTAAAAGTTGTTTTAGATGGTTTACATGGTTCAGCTGGGCATTGTTCAAAGCTAATCTTGGAAAAAATGGGTTGTGAAGTCATTGCTTTACGTACCGATCCAAATGGAGAATTTCCAGATCATGCACCAGATCCGTCACATGCAGCTCATTTAACTAGCTTGCGAAAAGCTGTAGTTGAGCAACAGGCTGATATTGGTATTGCTTTGGATGGTGATGGAGACCGTGTTGTTTTAGTCGATGAAAAAGCCCAAATATTGACAGCAGACCGTTTATTGTCGCTTTTCGCGCAAATGTGCCTTGAGCAGCACCCAGAGCAAGAAATTGTTTTTGATGTGAAATGTTCACGTATGGTTCAAGAGACTGTCGAAAAACTCGGTGGAAAAGCAAAAATGATCCGTACGGGAAGTAGTTTCCTGCGGGCTTATTTGTCTCAGTCGGGTGGACGTGCCATTTTTGGTGGAGAATATGCAGGTCATTATGTGTTTAATGATGGCCGTGGTTTTGGCTACGACGATGGTTTGTATGCTGCATTACGTGTAATGGAATATTTTACCCAATCAAGTGCTACAACCATTTCTGAATTATTTGCCTCATATCCAGAAAGATGTTGTACAGAAGATACTTATATTGGTACGTATCAGTCCGATCCAAAGTATGTATTACAAGATATTGAGATTTTAAGTCATCGTTTAGGGGCACGTATTAGTAAAATCGATGGCGTACGTCTTGATTTTGATGATGGTTTTGGCATTATTCGAGCATCAAATACTGGTGAATACTTCACAGTACGATTTGATGCGGATAATCCTTTACGATTAAAGGAAATCCAGCAAAAATTTGTAGATATGTTACAAGAACACTATCCGCAAATTGCACAAGAACTTTCAGAGGCCTAA
- the minD gene encoding septum site-determining protein MinD → MAKIVVVTSGKGGVGKTTTSASFATGLALRGHKTVVIDFDVGLRNLDLIMGCERRVVYDFVNVINNEARLQQALIRDKDIENLYILPASQTRDKDALSDDGVARVIDELSQEFDYIICDSPAGIERGAILAMYHADEAIIVTNPEISSVRDSDRIIGMLDSKTKKVEHNEGRIRKHLCITRFNPERADRQEMLTIDDISKDILRVPTLGVIPECPSVLQASNEGKPVILYSETKAGQGYDDLVARFLGEDRPYRHITAQPKGWLARLFGA, encoded by the coding sequence GTGGCCAAAATTGTTGTCGTAACATCAGGCAAAGGTGGTGTAGGTAAAACTACAACGAGCGCATCTTTTGCAACAGGTTTAGCCCTTCGTGGTCATAAAACTGTTGTGATTGATTTTGATGTAGGCTTACGTAACCTTGATTTGATTATGGGTTGTGAGCGTCGTGTTGTATATGATTTCGTTAATGTTATTAATAATGAAGCACGTCTGCAACAAGCCCTTATTCGCGATAAAGATATCGAAAACCTTTATATTTTACCGGCTTCACAAACACGTGATAAAGATGCGTTGAGCGACGATGGTGTTGCTCGTGTTATTGATGAGCTATCTCAAGAATTTGATTACATTATTTGTGATTCACCTGCGGGGATCGAACGTGGTGCGATTTTAGCCATGTATCATGCAGATGAAGCAATCATTGTAACAAACCCTGAAATCTCTTCAGTACGTGACTCTGACCGTATTATTGGTATGTTAGATAGCAAAACCAAGAAAGTTGAACACAACGAAGGGCGTATACGTAAACATTTATGTATTACACGTTTTAACCCGGAACGTGCTGACCGTCAGGAAATGCTGACAATTGATGATATTTCTAAAGATATTTTACGCGTACCGACATTAGGTGTTATTCCAGAATGTCCAAGTGTATTACAAGCATCAAACGAGGGTAAGCCAGTTATTCTGTATTCAGAAACTAAAGCTGGTCAGGGGTATGATGATTTGGTTGCACGCTTCCTTGGCGAAGACCGTCCTTATCGACACATCACAGCTCAACCTAAAGGCTGGTTAGCACGACTATTTGGAGCGTAG
- a CDS encoding PA4642 family protein, with product MALSQPATFNEEWSDERVFAYLNQLPPSGVNADFHVLYHAFKHMRPTDYERLLTQFIADGRDINAKDPEGQRIHDVIAKFPRQSAPFLEVLAKFA from the coding sequence ATGGCATTATCACAGCCAGCAACTTTCAATGAAGAATGGTCCGATGAGCGTGTTTTTGCCTACCTCAACCAACTTCCTCCAAGTGGTGTGAATGCAGATTTTCATGTGCTCTACCATGCTTTCAAACATATGCGTCCAACAGACTATGAGCGTCTATTAACGCAATTTATTGCAGACGGACGTGATATTAATGCCAAAGACCCTGAAGGCCAACGCATCCACGACGTAATTGCTAAGTTTCCGCGTCAATCGGCACCATTTTTAGAAGTTCTGGCAAAGTTTGCTTAG
- the rep gene encoding UvrD-helicase domain-containing protein, which produces MSSASQLNNKQEEAMKYTQGPLLVLAGAGSGKTSVITRKIAYLVQHCRIPAHRITAMTFTNKAAREMKERVTKLLSREEAKGLSVSTFHTFGLNLLRLELKNLPLKANFSILDADDCKRILMDLMHRDNLSGAESKELIAKAMKKISDWKNDLILPEQAHSTCETPEDVQFAHLYQLYERNLRAYNAVDFDDLIVMPTRLLQENAEVRDKWQNRVRYLLVDEYQDTNTAQYILVKLLVGVMGQFTAVGDDDQSIYAWRGAKPENMALLKQDFPNLHIIKLEQNYRSTSRILKAANCVIQNNPHIFDKKLWSDKGHGEVIRIITCRNDDDEAERVVKDLLTHKLMNGKNWKDYAVLYRGNFQARVLETQLRQMQIPYKLSGGTSFFARAEIKDVMSYLRLIINPEDDSAFLRIINTPKRAIGPVTLEKLGLFSQENNLSLLGASADQRLSMVLPKKAETQLHEFADFIATFTRELLEDDEPVPKVRQMMNEAGYMDYVREQSATPAQEKSKLDNIENLFTSIQNLINRAEDVDEKNIESVIRKLVLLDLLEQQQEEEDTDKVNLLTLHAAKGLEFPYVYIMGLEEELLPHKNSIAAETIEEERRLMYVGITRARQGLTLTLAEQRKNGGQMKQMTPSRFLDELPQDELEWLGRKKKIAANVDPKEQAQQYLANLKALLKR; this is translated from the coding sequence ATGTCATCTGCCAGTCAATTGAACAACAAGCAAGAAGAAGCCATGAAATATACTCAGGGCCCTTTATTGGTGCTTGCTGGCGCTGGTTCAGGTAAAACATCGGTAATTACTCGTAAAATTGCCTATTTGGTGCAACACTGCCGTATTCCAGCGCATCGTATAACCGCGATGACCTTCACAAACAAAGCTGCACGTGAAATGAAAGAGCGTGTGACCAAGCTTTTGTCGCGTGAAGAAGCAAAAGGTTTATCCGTCTCTACTTTCCATACTTTTGGTTTAAACCTTTTACGTTTAGAACTTAAAAATTTACCTTTAAAAGCTAATTTTTCGATTTTGGATGCAGATGACTGTAAACGTATTTTGATGGATTTGATGCATCGCGATAATTTGTCGGGTGCAGAGAGTAAAGAGTTAATTGCCAAGGCAATGAAAAAAATTTCAGATTGGAAAAATGATCTGATTTTGCCAGAACAAGCACACTCAACTTGTGAAACACCAGAAGACGTACAGTTTGCACATCTCTATCAACTTTATGAACGTAATTTACGCGCATACAATGCCGTTGATTTTGATGACTTGATTGTTATGCCAACACGCTTATTGCAAGAAAACGCTGAAGTACGTGATAAATGGCAAAACCGTGTACGCTATTTATTGGTCGATGAATATCAAGATACCAACACGGCTCAGTATATTCTGGTCAAACTGTTAGTTGGGGTAATGGGGCAGTTCACCGCGGTGGGTGACGATGACCAATCGATCTACGCATGGCGTGGTGCTAAGCCTGAAAATATGGCTTTGCTTAAACAGGATTTCCCTAATCTACATATCATTAAATTAGAACAAAATTATCGATCGACCAGTCGTATTTTAAAAGCAGCGAACTGTGTGATTCAAAATAACCCACATATTTTTGATAAGAAATTGTGGAGTGATAAAGGACATGGTGAAGTCATCCGAATCATTACATGTCGTAATGATGACGATGAAGCAGAGCGCGTGGTTAAAGACCTACTGACTCATAAACTGATGAACGGTAAGAACTGGAAAGATTATGCTGTGTTGTATCGCGGGAACTTTCAGGCTCGTGTACTAGAAACCCAACTTCGCCAAATGCAAATTCCATATAAACTTTCTGGCGGTACATCGTTCTTCGCGCGTGCAGAAATTAAAGATGTGATGAGTTATTTACGTCTTATTATTAATCCAGAAGATGATAGTGCTTTCTTACGTATTATTAATACGCCTAAACGTGCAATTGGACCAGTTACTCTTGAGAAGTTAGGTTTATTCTCACAAGAAAATAATTTGTCTTTACTCGGTGCTTCTGCTGACCAGCGTTTAAGCATGGTGCTGCCTAAAAAGGCGGAAACACAACTTCATGAGTTTGCCGATTTTATTGCGACATTTACTCGTGAACTCTTGGAAGATGACGAACCTGTGCCTAAAGTTCGTCAAATGATGAATGAAGCGGGTTATATGGATTACGTTCGTGAACAGTCCGCTACACCTGCACAAGAGAAAAGTAAGCTCGATAACATCGAGAACTTATTTACCAGTATTCAAAATCTGATTAACCGTGCAGAAGATGTTGATGAAAAGAACATTGAAAGCGTTATTCGCAAACTGGTTTTACTTGATCTGTTAGAACAACAGCAGGAAGAAGAAGATACAGACAAAGTTAACCTACTAACTTTGCATGCAGCAAAAGGTCTGGAATTCCCATATGTTTATATTATGGGTCTTGAAGAAGAGCTATTGCCGCATAAAAACTCGATTGCAGCAGAAACCATTGAGGAAGAGCGCCGTCTCATGTACGTGGGAATTACCCGTGCACGCCAAGGTTTAACATTAACCTTGGCCGAGCAGCGTAAAAATGGCGGGCAGATGAAACAGATGACGCCTAGTCGTTTCCTTGATGAACTTCCGCAAGATGAGCTCGAGTGGTTAGGGCGTAAAAAGAAAATTGCGGCTAATGTTGATCCTAAAGAACAGGCTCAACAATATCTGGCAAATTTAAAAGCTTTATTAAAGCGTTAA
- the dut gene encoding dUTP diphosphatase: MKVQVKLLDPRLGKEWSLPSYATAGSAGLDLRACLDEAIDIEPGQTVLVKTGMAIYIHDVNFAGLILPRSGLGHKHGIVLGNLVGLIDSDYQGELMVSVWNRGQTTFRLEPGERLAQYVLVPVVQAEFEQVEEFEETLRGAGGFGHTGKQ, encoded by the coding sequence ATGAAAGTTCAAGTGAAATTGCTCGATCCGCGTTTAGGTAAAGAATGGTCTTTACCTTCATATGCTACAGCAGGTTCAGCGGGTTTAGATTTACGTGCCTGTTTAGATGAAGCAATTGATATTGAACCAGGACAAACTGTTTTAGTTAAAACAGGTATGGCAATTTATATTCATGATGTCAATTTTGCTGGTTTAATTTTACCGCGTTCAGGTCTAGGTCATAAACACGGTATCGTGCTTGGTAACTTGGTTGGTTTGATTGATTCGGATTATCAAGGTGAATTGATGGTTTCAGTTTGGAACCGAGGTCAAACGACATTCCGTTTAGAACCTGGTGAGCGCTTGGCACAGTATGTTTTAGTGCCAGTCGTACAAGCTGAATTTGAACAAGTAGAAGAATTTGAAGAAACTTTACGTGGGGCTGGTGGCTTTGGTCACACAGGTAAACAATAA
- the yihG gene encoding acyltransferase — protein MSTAPNKQSALKKITRGLTVGTVITGSTFFHGPPVLALGLTKLLKKSSKVDETNIQITNSWLGVNNWLIDHILPNLKWDITIDEGLDLNMQGRYLMTCNHQSWVDTTVNQYFGLTRMPLTRFFTKWELIFIPFVGQAFKILGFPMMKRHTKEQIAKNPELKDRDMMEARKACEQLLSQPFTLLNYLEGTRFTQEKHDQQKSPYKHLLKPKAGGLALALNILGDKIDALVDMTIVYPDGVPGYSDFWLGDVSKIAVNLRKIEIPEWVLGGNYEDDAAYRERFQQWVHEIWTEKDQLIEQMKSQYTTANI, from the coding sequence ATGTCAACTGCACCCAATAAGCAATCTGCGCTAAAAAAAATTACACGTGGACTCACTGTAGGTACAGTCATTACAGGAAGTACTTTTTTTCATGGCCCACCTGTTCTTGCACTAGGTCTAACCAAGCTATTAAAAAAGTCATCAAAAGTAGACGAAACTAATATTCAAATTACAAATAGCTGGTTAGGGGTAAATAATTGGCTCATTGATCATATTTTACCAAATCTAAAATGGGACATTACCATTGATGAAGGGCTTGACCTGAATATGCAAGGTCGTTATCTAATGACCTGCAATCATCAAAGTTGGGTAGACACGACTGTAAACCAATATTTTGGTTTAACCCGTATGCCCCTCACCCGTTTCTTTACCAAATGGGAACTCATCTTTATTCCTTTTGTTGGGCAAGCATTTAAAATTTTAGGCTTCCCGATGATGAAGCGTCACACCAAAGAACAAATTGCCAAAAATCCTGAACTTAAAGATCGTGACATGATGGAAGCACGTAAAGCTTGCGAACAGCTTTTAAGTCAGCCATTTACATTATTAAATTATTTGGAAGGTACGCGCTTTACCCAAGAAAAACACGACCAACAAAAATCGCCATATAAGCATTTGCTTAAACCAAAAGCAGGTGGCTTAGCACTTGCCTTAAATATTTTAGGCGACAAAATCGATGCCTTGGTTGATATGACTATTGTCTATCCTGATGGCGTACCGGGATATAGCGATTTCTGGCTCGGGGACGTTTCAAAAATTGCGGTCAACTTACGTAAAATTGAAATTCCAGAATGGGTGCTTGGCGGCAACTACGAAGATGACGCAGCTTATCGTGAACGTTTCCAGCAATGGGTTCATGAAATTTGGACCGAAAAAGATCAACTTATTGAGCAAATGAAATCTCAATATACCACTGCAAATATTTAA